One region of Mycolicibacterium insubricum genomic DNA includes:
- the mca gene encoding mycothiol conjugate amidase Mca encodes MSGLRLMAVHAHPDDESSKGAATTARYAAEGHRVLVVTLTGGERGEILNPAMDRPDVHGRIADVRREEMARAAQILGVEHSWLGFEDSGLPQGDPPPPVPAGSFAAIGLDEPVRRLVRLIREFRPHVMTTYDENGGYPHPDHIRCHEVSVAAYEAAADHHRYSDAGDPWSVAKLYYNHGFLRARMQLLQDEFARNGRTGPFAKWLEHWDADQDIFAARVTTRVECADYFPQRDDALRAHATQIDPNSEFFTAPIEWQRRLWPTEEFELARSRVPVSLPETDLFEGVR; translated from the coding sequence GTGAGCGGACTGCGTTTGATGGCGGTGCACGCCCACCCGGACGACGAGTCCAGCAAGGGAGCCGCGACGACGGCCCGCTACGCCGCCGAGGGACACCGGGTGCTGGTGGTGACCTTGACCGGCGGGGAACGCGGCGAGATCCTCAATCCGGCGATGGACCGCCCCGACGTGCACGGCCGGATCGCCGACGTGCGCCGCGAGGAGATGGCTCGCGCCGCGCAGATCCTCGGTGTCGAGCACAGCTGGCTGGGATTCGAGGACTCCGGGTTGCCGCAGGGCGACCCGCCGCCGCCGGTACCGGCCGGGTCTTTCGCCGCCATCGGGCTCGACGAGCCGGTGCGCCGGCTGGTCCGGCTGATCCGGGAGTTCCGACCGCACGTCATGACCACCTACGACGAGAACGGCGGCTATCCGCACCCCGACCACATCCGCTGCCACGAGGTGTCGGTCGCGGCCTACGAGGCCGCCGCCGACCACCACCGCTACAGCGATGCCGGCGACCCGTGGAGTGTCGCGAAGCTCTACTACAACCATGGATTCCTGCGGGCCCGCATGCAGCTGCTGCAGGACGAGTTCGCCCGCAACGGCCGCACCGGGCCGTTCGCCAAGTGGCTGGAGCACTGGGACGCCGACCAGGACATCTTTGCCGCGAGGGTCACCACCCGCGTCGAGTGCGCCGACTATTTCCCGCAGCGCGACGACGCCCTGCGCGCCCACGCCACCCAGATCGACCCGAACTCGGAGTTCTTCACCGCGCCCATCGAGTGGCAGCGCAGACTGTGGCCGACCGAGGAATTCGAACTGGCCCGATCCCGGGTCCCGGTCAGCCTGCCGGAGACCGACCTATTCGAGGGAG
- a CDS encoding DUF4307 domain-containing protein, with protein sequence MAEDIATRPADRYGRQRWSPKRPGRLALVLTLLVAALGVLIATLGYQRLGDGEVSGKLAGFDLIDDHTVEVIITVTRKDPTRPVVCIVRARSRDGSETGRREILVGPAQDVTIQTKALVKTGHPPVTGDVYGCGTDIPSYLVAPG encoded by the coding sequence ATGGCAGAGGACATCGCGACGCGGCCGGCGGACCGCTACGGCCGGCAGCGCTGGTCACCGAAACGGCCCGGACGGCTGGCTCTGGTGCTGACCCTGCTGGTCGCGGCGCTCGGCGTGCTGATCGCGACGCTGGGCTACCAGCGCCTCGGCGACGGCGAGGTCAGCGGCAAACTGGCAGGGTTCGATCTGATCGATGACCACACCGTCGAGGTAATCATCACGGTGACGAGAAAGGATCCGACGCGCCCGGTGGTGTGCATCGTGCGGGCCCGCTCCCGCGACGGCAGCGAAACCGGTCGTCGGGAGATCCTGGTGGGGCCCGCCCAGGACGTCACGATTCAGACGAAAGCCCTGGTCAAGACCGGTCACCCGCCGGTGACCGGCGATGTCTACGGGTGCGGAACCGACATTCCGTCCTATCTCGTCGCACCCGGCTGA
- the greA gene encoding transcription elongation factor GreA has product MTDTQVTWLTEESYERLKAELDQLIANRPVIAAEINDRREEGDLRENGGYHAAREEQGQQEARIRQLQELLNSAKVGEAPKQSGVALPGSVVKVYYDGDSSDTETFLIGTREQALNDGKLEVYSPNSPLGAALIDAKVGDTREYTVPNGRTVKVTLVSAEPYHA; this is encoded by the coding sequence ATGACGGATACCCAGGTCACCTGGCTCACCGAGGAGTCCTACGAACGGCTCAAGGCCGAGTTGGATCAGCTGATCGCCAATCGTCCCGTCATCGCCGCCGAGATCAACGACCGGCGCGAGGAGGGCGACCTTCGCGAGAACGGTGGCTACCACGCCGCCCGTGAAGAGCAGGGGCAGCAGGAAGCGCGGATTCGCCAGCTGCAGGAACTGCTCAACAGCGCCAAGGTCGGCGAGGCCCCCAAGCAGTCCGGTGTGGCTCTGCCCGGCTCGGTGGTCAAGGTCTACTACGACGGCGACAGCTCCGACACCGAAACCTTCCTGATCGGCACCCGGGAGCAGGCCCTCAACGACGGCAAGCTCGAGGTGTACTCGCCGAACTCGCCGCTGGGCGCCGCCCTGATCGACGCCAAGGTCGGCGACACCCGCGAATACACCGTGCCCAACGGCCGCACCGTCAAGGTGACTCTGGTCAGCGCCGAGCCCTACCACGCCTGA
- a CDS encoding GPP34 family phosphoprotein — MSTIAGALMQVLLDNASAQPLLDVTRRRRMLAAATLLDLALACRLRPATPEDPVPEDTLVVLAGPSLSEDPVLGPALDLLARRPLTAPAAVGRLARRTEARLLTALRDSGQVTPMRLAPSPSSPAVISGRRPRRSDRRAWLLTDRTQAAAVRAELLAVLVDGAPVRPPVAGLISVLHAGDSVRELLSLDPRAWPRVLDVSAEIAAGSWLLNRSDDNEPDDEPTLAEVNLAVTSALVCAAI, encoded by the coding sequence ATGTCCACCATCGCAGGTGCCCTGATGCAGGTGTTGCTCGACAACGCCTCGGCGCAGCCGCTGCTCGACGTCACCCGGCGACGCAGGATGCTGGCTGCGGCAACCCTGTTGGATCTGGCCCTGGCCTGCCGGCTGCGTCCGGCGACGCCCGAGGATCCGGTTCCCGAGGACACCCTGGTGGTGCTCGCCGGTCCGTCGCTGTCCGAGGACCCCGTGCTCGGCCCGGCGCTGGATCTACTGGCCCGCCGTCCGCTGACGGCACCGGCGGCCGTCGGGCGCCTGGCCCGGCGCACCGAAGCCCGTCTGCTGACCGCCCTTCGCGACAGCGGACAGGTCACGCCGATGCGACTGGCACCGTCGCCGTCGTCCCCCGCGGTGATCAGCGGGCGGCGCCCACGCCGCTCGGACCGCCGCGCCTGGCTGCTGACCGACCGCACCCAGGCCGCCGCCGTGCGCGCCGAGCTGCTCGCGGTACTCGTCGACGGCGCACCGGTGCGGCCACCGGTCGCCGGGCTGATCAGCGTGCTGCATGCCGGCGACAGTGTTCGCGAACTGCTGTCGCTGGATCCGCGGGCGTGGCCGCGCGTGCTCGACGTCTCGGCCGAAATCGCCGCCGGCTCTTGGTTGTTGAACCGGTCCGACGACAACGAACCGGACGACGAGCCGACGCTGGCTGAGGTCAACCTCGCGGTGACCTCGGCGCTGGTCTGCGCCGCGATCTAA
- a CDS encoding cystathionine gamma-synthase — protein sequence MSESHRGIGPATKAIHAGFRPDPATGAVNVPIYASSTFAQDGVGGMRGGYEYARTGNPTRTALETALAAVEDGRYARAFSSGMAATDTALRAILRPGDHLIIPDDAYGGTFRLIDKVFSRWGVRHTPVALADLDAVAAAVTGDTRLIWVETPTNPLLSIADIAAIAAIAADRGVKTLVDNTFASPALQNPLNLGADVVLHSTTKYLGGHSDVVGGALVTNDGELDEAFAFLQNGAGAVPGPFDAYLTVRGIKTLPLRMARHCENATAVAEFLVSHPAVEQVLYPGLTGHPNHEVAARQMRGFGGMVSVRMRGGAEAARQLCSRTEIFILAESLGGVESLIEHPGAMTHASTAGSQLEVPDDLVRLSVGIEDIADLIADLRQALG from the coding sequence ATGAGCGAGTCGCACCGCGGGATCGGGCCCGCCACCAAGGCAATTCACGCGGGATTCCGGCCGGACCCGGCCACCGGCGCGGTCAACGTGCCGATCTACGCCAGCTCGACCTTCGCCCAGGACGGGGTCGGCGGGATGCGCGGCGGCTACGAATACGCCCGCACCGGCAACCCGACCCGGACGGCGCTGGAAACCGCGCTGGCCGCCGTCGAGGACGGCAGGTACGCCCGTGCATTCTCCTCCGGGATGGCGGCCACCGACACCGCGCTGCGCGCGATCCTTCGCCCCGGCGACCACCTGATCATTCCCGACGACGCCTACGGTGGGACCTTCCGGCTGATCGACAAGGTGTTTTCCCGGTGGGGGGTGCGCCACACGCCCGTCGCGCTGGCCGATCTCGACGCCGTCGCCGCGGCGGTCACCGGGGACACCCGGCTGATCTGGGTGGAGACCCCGACGAATCCGCTGCTGTCGATCGCCGACATCGCCGCCATCGCGGCTATCGCCGCCGACCGCGGAGTGAAGACCCTGGTGGACAATACGTTCGCGTCCCCGGCCCTGCAGAACCCGCTGAACCTCGGCGCCGACGTGGTGCTGCACTCCACCACCAAATACCTAGGCGGGCACTCCGATGTGGTGGGTGGGGCGCTGGTCACCAATGACGGTGAACTCGACGAGGCCTTCGCGTTCCTACAGAACGGCGCTGGAGCGGTTCCCGGCCCGTTCGACGCCTACCTGACCGTCCGCGGCATCAAGACCCTGCCGTTGCGGATGGCCCGGCACTGCGAAAACGCCACCGCGGTGGCCGAATTCCTGGTGTCGCACCCGGCGGTGGAGCAGGTCCTCTACCCGGGACTGACCGGCCACCCCAACCACGAGGTGGCCGCGCGGCAGATGCGCGGCTTCGGCGGGATGGTCAGCGTGCGGATGCGCGGGGGAGCCGAGGCGGCCCGCCAATTGTGCTCGCGCACGGAGATTTTCATCCTCGCCGAATCGCTGGGTGGAGTGGAGTCCCTGATCGAGCACCCGGGTGCGATGACCCACGCCTCGACCGCCGGTTCCCAGCTGGAGGTACCCGACGACCTGGTGCGGCTGTCCGTCGGGATCGAGGACATCGCCGACCTGATCGCCGATCTGCGGCAGGCGCTGGGCTGA
- a CDS encoding DUF2189 domain-containing protein, with protein MGALVILACGAVVYGVFELMAAAVGPDYDRYGRPTGGSEALSVAISFFGRLVWLVVGSVLASGFAGGVLDIANGVPVTFASFLRPRRAGEFILVMLMVFVGIAVGVLACFVGAVVVAVCLLFAPYALLDREISPIDAVKMSFETVKSNVASAILVYLVGTAIMLVGILACGVGFLVAMPVAMLFLVYSWRRMSGGPIAPLTP; from the coding sequence GTGGGAGCGCTGGTGATCCTCGCCTGCGGGGCGGTCGTCTATGGCGTTTTTGAGCTAATGGCGGCGGCGGTCGGGCCGGACTATGACCGCTACGGACGCCCCACTGGGGGCTCCGAGGCGCTTTCGGTGGCGATTTCCTTCTTCGGGCGCCTGGTATGGCTCGTGGTCGGCTCGGTGCTGGCATCCGGGTTTGCGGGTGGAGTGCTGGACATTGCCAACGGCGTGCCCGTGACCTTTGCTTCGTTCCTCAGGCCGCGGCGCGCCGGGGAATTCATTCTGGTGATGCTCATGGTTTTTGTCGGGATTGCGGTGGGCGTGCTTGCTTGCTTTGTCGGCGCGGTCGTCGTTGCGGTATGTCTGTTGTTCGCGCCGTACGCGTTGCTGGACCGTGAAATCTCGCCGATCGATGCGGTGAAGATGAGCTTCGAAACCGTGAAGAGCAATGTCGCGTCGGCGATACTGGTTTACCTGGTAGGGACGGCGATCATGCTAGTAGGCATACTTGCCTGTGGCGTGGGTTTCCTAGTGGCTATGCCGGTGGCGATGTTGTTCCTGGTGTACTCTTGGCGGCGGATGAGCGGCGGTCCGATCGCACCGCTGACTCCGTAG
- a CDS encoding cystathionine beta-synthase: protein MRIAEHITDLIGNTPLVTLNSVVPPGGATVVAKIEYLNPGGSSKDRIAVKMIDAAEASGDLRPGGTIVEPTSGNTGVGLALVAQRRGYKCIFVCPDKVSEDKRNVLRAYGAEVVVCPTAVPPEHPDSYYSVSDRLVAETPGAWKPDQYSNPNGPASHYETTGPEIWSDTDGTVTHFVAGVGTGGTITGTGRYLKEVSDGKVQIVGADPEGSVYSGGTGRPYLVEGVGEDFWPAAYDAAIPDEIIAVSDADSFDMTRRLAREEGLLVGGSCGMAVVAAIEVAKKIGPDGLVVVLLPDGGRGYLSKIFNDAWMSSYGFLRSRLDGSAHESTAGDMLRSKSGDLPDLVHTHPSETVRDAITILREYGVSQMPVVGAEPPVMAGEVAGSVSERELLSAVFEGRAALADAVALHMSPPLPLIGAGEPVGAVAAALADQDALMVIDGGKPVGVITRHDLLGFLSEGSPRR, encoded by the coding sequence ATGCGCATCGCCGAGCACATCACCGATCTCATCGGCAACACCCCGCTGGTCACGCTGAACTCCGTGGTCCCGCCGGGGGGGGCGACCGTGGTCGCCAAGATCGAATACCTCAACCCCGGTGGCAGCTCCAAGGACCGCATCGCGGTCAAGATGATCGACGCCGCGGAGGCCTCCGGCGACCTGCGGCCCGGCGGCACCATCGTCGAACCGACCTCGGGGAACACCGGGGTCGGGCTGGCGCTGGTGGCCCAGCGCCGCGGCTACAAGTGCATCTTCGTCTGCCCCGACAAGGTCAGCGAGGACAAGCGGAACGTGCTGCGAGCCTACGGGGCCGAGGTGGTGGTGTGCCCGACGGCCGTGCCGCCCGAGCACCCGGACTCCTACTACAGCGTCTCCGACCGGCTGGTCGCCGAGACACCGGGCGCCTGGAAGCCCGACCAGTACTCCAACCCCAACGGCCCGGCCAGCCACTACGAGACCACGGGCCCGGAGATCTGGTCGGACACCGACGGCACCGTCACGCATTTCGTCGCCGGCGTCGGCACCGGCGGCACCATCACCGGCACCGGGCGCTACCTCAAGGAGGTTTCCGACGGGAAGGTGCAGATCGTCGGCGCCGACCCGGAGGGCTCGGTGTACTCCGGCGGGACCGGGCGGCCCTACCTGGTGGAAGGCGTCGGCGAGGACTTCTGGCCGGCCGCCTACGACGCCGCCATTCCCGACGAGATCATCGCGGTCTCCGACGCCGACTCCTTCGACATGACCCGGCGGCTGGCCCGGGAGGAGGGCCTGCTGGTCGGCGGGTCCTGCGGGATGGCCGTCGTCGCCGCCATCGAGGTCGCCAAGAAGATCGGGCCCGACGGTCTGGTGGTGGTGCTGCTGCCCGACGGCGGCCGCGGCTACCTGTCCAAGATCTTCAACGACGCGTGGATGTCCTCTTACGGGTTCCTGCGCAGCCGGCTCGACGGGTCGGCGCACGAATCCACTGCCGGGGACATGTTGCGCAGCAAGTCCGGTGACCTGCCAGACCTGGTGCACACCCACCCGTCGGAAACCGTGCGGGACGCCATCACCATTCTGCGGGAGTACGGGGTATCGCAGATGCCGGTGGTCGGCGCCGAGCCGCCGGTGATGGCTGGCGAGGTGGCCGGCAGTGTCTCCGAGCGGGAACTGCTGTCGGCGGTCTTCGAGGGCCGCGCCGCCCTGGCCGACGCCGTCGCACTACACATGAGCCCGCCGCTGCCGCTCATCGGCGCGGGCGAACCGGTGGGTGCGGTGGCCGCCGCGCTGGCCGACCAGGACGCGCTGATGGTCATCGACGGCGGCAAACCGGTCGGCGTGATCACCCGCCACGACCTGCTCGGGTTCCTGTCCGAAGGCAGCCCCCGGCGGTAG
- a CDS encoding alpha/beta hydrolase fold domain-containing protein, which produces MTALSNAARPSVRYRSGPLRSTRKYPVSDGAPVEVVETGTSLAGRLASLACRLTIRPALSVGSHVPHLPWPFGVVDYLGRALVPEAGTVRATIGLPNATAQLVRAPGVLPADGRRRIVLYIHGGAFLTCGVNSHSRIVAAVSKYADTPVLVVDYRLIPKHSVGEAVDDCYDAYRWLRLRGYDPGQIVIAGDSAGGYLALTLAQRLHAEGDQPAALVGISPLMQLAKEGKQAHPNARTDAMFPPRAFDALLDLIARAAAKRIVDGEPEGIYEPLDHIEPGLPRTLIHVSGSEVLLHDARLAARRLAAAGVPTEVRVWRGQIHDFQLAAPIIPESDRSLRQIGEYIREATG; this is translated from the coding sequence ATGACTGCACTGAGCAATGCGGCCCGCCCGTCGGTGCGATACCGCAGCGGCCCGCTGCGCAGCACGCGCAAGTATCCGGTCAGTGACGGTGCGCCGGTCGAGGTGGTGGAAACCGGGACCAGTCTGGCCGGCCGGCTCGCCTCGCTGGCCTGTCGACTGACCATCCGCCCCGCACTGTCGGTCGGCAGCCACGTACCGCACCTGCCGTGGCCGTTCGGCGTCGTGGACTACCTGGGCCGCGCACTGGTTCCCGAGGCCGGCACGGTGCGGGCCACCATCGGGCTGCCCAATGCCACCGCCCAGCTGGTCCGGGCGCCCGGGGTGCTGCCCGCCGACGGCCGTCGGCGCATCGTCCTCTACATCCACGGCGGCGCGTTTTTGACCTGCGGGGTCAACTCGCACAGCCGGATCGTGGCGGCGGTGTCCAAATACGCCGACACCCCGGTGCTCGTCGTCGACTACCGGCTCATCCCCAAGCACTCGGTCGGTGAAGCCGTCGACGACTGCTACGACGCCTACCGTTGGCTGCGGCTGCGCGGCTACGACCCCGGGCAGATCGTCATCGCGGGAGACTCGGCGGGCGGCTACCTGGCGCTGACCCTGGCCCAGCGGCTGCATGCCGAGGGCGATCAGCCTGCCGCGCTGGTGGGCATCTCACCGCTGATGCAGCTGGCCAAGGAGGGCAAGCAGGCGCACCCGAATGCCCGCACCGACGCGATGTTCCCGCCGCGCGCCTTCGACGCACTGCTGGACCTAATCGCCCGGGCCGCCGCGAAACGCATCGTCGACGGCGAACCGGAGGGCATCTACGAACCGCTCGACCACATCGAGCCGGGCCTGCCGCGCACCCTGATCCACGTCTCCGGTTCGGAGGTGCTGCTGCACGACGCGCGCCTGGCGGCCCGGCGGTTGGCGGCCGCGGGCGTGCCAACCGAGGTGCGCGTGTGGCGCGGCCAGATCCACGACTTCCAGCTGGCGGCGCCGATCATCCCGGAGTCCGACCGCTCACTGCGCCAGATCGGCGAGTACATCCGGGAGGCGACCGGATAG
- a CDS encoding SGNH/GDSL hydrolase family protein has product MRSPSRSTVAATAVGIAASTGVGLLGARNLLTGQADQVRRVIPKSWDVPPRADGIYLDDGPARRWQRGTPVDLHLMVFGDSTATGYGCLDAEEVPGVLLSRGLAQRTGKRIRLSTKAIVGATSKGLSGQVDAMFVAGPPPDAAVIMIGANDVTALNGISQSARRLGDAVRRLQAAGAVVVVGTCPDFGVITAIPQPLRWVTRDRGLRLARTQARAVAAAGGIPVPLADLLASDFRQSPELMFSADRYHPSAAGYRLAAQQLLPALCFALGEPDDELPWQMPAAASRSLGSRLGFLPETWRRPTTGVPAPVVLTAE; this is encoded by the coding sequence ATGCGCTCTCCGAGCCGGTCCACCGTCGCTGCGACGGCGGTGGGCATCGCCGCGTCCACCGGGGTGGGACTGCTGGGCGCCCGAAATCTGTTGACCGGACAGGCCGATCAGGTCCGCAGGGTGATCCCCAAGTCCTGGGATGTGCCACCGCGCGCCGACGGCATCTATCTCGACGACGGGCCCGCCCGACGCTGGCAACGGGGAACCCCCGTCGATTTACACCTGATGGTGTTCGGCGATTCCACCGCCACCGGCTACGGCTGCTTGGATGCCGAAGAGGTGCCCGGAGTGCTGCTTTCCCGCGGCCTGGCGCAGCGCACCGGAAAGCGAATCCGGTTGAGCACCAAGGCGATTGTCGGGGCGACATCCAAGGGACTGTCCGGCCAGGTGGACGCGATGTTCGTCGCCGGACCCCCGCCGGACGCCGCGGTGATCATGATCGGCGCCAACGACGTGACGGCACTGAACGGCATCAGCCAGTCGGCGCGGCGCCTCGGCGACGCGGTGCGGCGGCTGCAGGCCGCCGGGGCGGTCGTCGTAGTCGGCACCTGCCCGGATTTCGGGGTCATCACCGCGATTCCGCAGCCGCTGCGGTGGGTGACCCGCGACCGCGGCCTGAGGCTGGCCCGCACCCAGGCCCGCGCGGTGGCCGCCGCCGGCGGAATCCCGGTCCCGCTGGCCGACCTGCTGGCCTCGGACTTCCGTCAGTCTCCGGAGCTGATGTTCTCCGCCGACCGCTATCACCCGTCGGCGGCCGGCTATCGGCTCGCGGCGCAGCAACTGCTGCCGGCGTTGTGCTTCGCGCTCGGGGAGCCGGACGACGAACTGCCCTGGCAGATGCCCGCGGCGGCGTCCCGGTCGCTGGGTTCCCGGCTCGGGTTTCTGCCCGAGACGTGGCGCCGGCCGACCACCGGCGTGCCCGCTCCGGTGGTCCTGACCGCCGAGTAG
- a CDS encoding acetyl-CoA C-acetyltransferase — protein sequence MPEAVIVATARSPIGRAVKGSLATMRPDDLAAQMVRAALAKVPALDPREVDDLMMGCAQPAGEAGYNVARAVAIELGYDFMPGTTVNRYCSSSLQTTRMAFHAIKAGEGDVFISAGVETVSRFGVGAADGAPNSKNSLFDEAQARTAKQAEGSSEWHDPREDGNIPDVYIAMGQTAENVALYTGISREDQDRWGVRSQNRAEEAIKSGFFAREIVPVTLPDGTVVSTDDGPRAGTTYEKISQLQPVFRPGGTITAGNACPLNDGAAAVVIMSDTKAKALGLTPLARVVSTGVSGLSPEIMGLGPIEAVKKALANAKMAIGDIDLYEINEAFAVQVLGSARELGMDEDKLNVSGGAIALGHPFGMTGARITATLLNNLTTYDKTFGIETMCVGGGQGMAMVLERLN from the coding sequence ATGCCCGAAGCCGTCATCGTTGCCACCGCCCGCTCCCCGATCGGCCGCGCCGTCAAGGGATCCCTGGCCACCATGCGTCCCGACGACCTCGCCGCCCAGATGGTCCGCGCCGCGCTGGCCAAGGTGCCCGCGCTGGACCCGCGCGAGGTCGACGACCTGATGATGGGCTGCGCGCAGCCCGCCGGTGAGGCCGGCTACAACGTCGCCCGCGCCGTCGCCATCGAACTCGGCTACGACTTCATGCCCGGCACCACGGTGAACCGGTACTGCTCATCGTCACTGCAGACCACCCGGATGGCCTTCCACGCCATCAAGGCCGGTGAGGGCGACGTGTTCATCTCCGCCGGTGTGGAGACCGTGTCGCGCTTCGGCGTCGGTGCCGCCGACGGCGCCCCGAACAGCAAGAACTCGCTGTTCGACGAGGCCCAGGCCCGCACCGCCAAGCAGGCCGAAGGATCGAGCGAATGGCACGACCCGCGCGAGGACGGCAACATCCCCGACGTCTACATCGCGATGGGCCAGACCGCCGAGAACGTCGCGCTGTACACCGGCATCAGCCGTGAGGACCAGGACCGCTGGGGCGTGCGCTCGCAGAACCGCGCCGAGGAGGCCATCAAGAGCGGCTTCTTCGCCCGGGAGATCGTCCCGGTGACCCTGCCCGACGGCACCGTGGTCTCCACCGACGACGGCCCGCGCGCCGGCACCACCTACGAGAAGATCAGCCAGTTGCAGCCGGTGTTCCGCCCGGGCGGCACCATCACCGCCGGTAACGCCTGCCCGCTCAACGACGGCGCGGCCGCCGTGGTGATCATGAGCGACACCAAGGCCAAGGCGCTGGGGCTGACCCCGCTGGCCCGCGTGGTGTCCACCGGCGTGTCCGGCCTGTCGCCGGAGATCATGGGCCTGGGCCCGATCGAGGCCGTCAAGAAGGCGCTGGCGAACGCCAAGATGGCGATCGGCGACATCGATCTCTACGAGATCAACGAGGCCTTCGCCGTGCAGGTGCTGGGCTCGGCGCGCGAGCTGGGCATGGACGAGGACAAGCTGAACGTCTCCGGTGGCGCGATCGCGCTGGGGCACCCGTTCGGCATGACCGGTGCCCGAATCACCGCCACCCTGCTGAACAACCTGACCACCTACGACAAGACCTTCGGCATCGAGACGATGTGCGTCGGTGGCGGCCAGGGCATGGCCATGGTGCTGGAGCGGCTCAACTAA
- a CDS encoding acyl-CoA dehydrogenase family protein — protein sequence MTAVSDTRPAADATLAGVLATADRVADELRSTAARRDRANGSPRDEIELLRENDLLQVQEPAEYGGSGLDYAQASQVTRRIARGDTSIAHLIGYHYAQTRIASLFGTPEQAAALSRRNAAEKLFWGGIQNPRGGTDLVLTPDGDGFRLNGRRTFASGASTGDQLSVTASLDGGLVFLSLDVRGGRQGFTFLNDWDNIGQRLTDSGGVHVQDARIERDEILGREPYVIGAPTPYQTLVTPHWQLAFVNFYIGTAQGALAEALDWTRSYASPWESSEVARASDDPYILATVGELASQVRAAALLSDRAGEALQKAIRIGASLTEEERAEAAVAVYEAKYLTTKVGLDVAGRLFEIQGARATTSAYGFDRHWRNLRTHTLHDPVVYKAREVGDWILNRRAPEFSLYR from the coding sequence ATGACCGCCGTATCCGATACCCGCCCAGCCGCCGACGCGACCCTGGCCGGGGTGCTGGCCACCGCAGACCGGGTGGCCGACGAACTGCGCAGCACCGCCGCCCGTCGGGACCGGGCCAACGGCAGCCCCCGGGACGAGATCGAGCTGTTGCGCGAGAACGATCTGCTGCAGGTGCAGGAACCGGCGGAATACGGCGGTTCCGGACTCGACTACGCACAGGCGTCACAGGTCACCCGCCGCATCGCCCGCGGCGACACCTCGATCGCCCACCTGATCGGCTATCACTACGCCCAGACCCGGATCGCCTCACTGTTCGGGACGCCCGAGCAGGCCGCGGCGCTGTCCCGGCGCAACGCCGCGGAGAAACTGTTCTGGGGCGGCATCCAGAACCCGCGCGGCGGCACCGATCTGGTGCTGACGCCCGACGGCGACGGGTTCCGGCTCAACGGGCGCCGCACCTTCGCCAGTGGGGCCAGCACCGGTGACCAACTCTCGGTCACCGCGTCGCTGGACGGCGGGCTGGTGTTCCTGTCGCTCGACGTGCGCGGCGGACGGCAGGGCTTCACGTTCCTGAACGACTGGGACAACATCGGCCAGCGGCTCACCGACTCCGGTGGCGTGCACGTGCAGGACGCCCGCATCGAGCGCGACGAGATCCTGGGCCGGGAGCCCTATGTGATCGGCGCGCCCACCCCGTATCAGACCCTGGTGACCCCGCACTGGCAGCTGGCGTTCGTCAACTTCTACATCGGCACGGCCCAGGGGGCGCTGGCCGAGGCGCTGGACTGGACCCGCAGCTACGCCTCACCGTGGGAGAGCTCCGAGGTGGCACGGGCGTCCGACGACCCGTACATCCTGGCGACCGTCGGGGAGCTGGCCAGCCAGGTGCGCGCCGCGGCGCTGCTGTCCGACCGGGCCGGCGAGGCGCTGCAAAAGGCCATCCGGATCGGAGCGTCACTGACCGAGGAGGAGCGCGCCGAAGCCGCGGTCGCGGTGTACGAAGCCAAGTACCTGACCACCAAGGTCGGCTTGGACGTGGCCGGGCGCCTGTTCGAAATCCAGGGTGCGCGAGCCACCACCAGTGCCTACGGATTCGACCGGCACTGGCGCAACCTGCGCACACACACTCTGCACGACCCGGTGGTCTACAAGGCCCGCGAGGTGGGCGACTGGATCCTGAACCGGCGGGCGCCCGAGTTCTCGCTGTACCGATAG